The Deinococcus sp. LM3 genomic interval CCTGGTGAGCGGCGAACTCGAGGGGAACGGAATGAGAGATGCCGCGCTCGGCCGCGCCCGCGAGCAGGGATTTGGGGGGGCGGAATGAGGGCAGCGTCGCGTGTGAACCCCTCCGCCCTTCGGGCACCTCCCCTCAAGGGGAGGCAACGACGTGACTGTTTGGCTCCCCTCAAGGGGAGCTGGCCGCGAAGCGGACTGAGGGGTTCGCCTTCGACTCAAACGGAGGTTTCCCCATGCGTGTAACCCGGAAACAGTACGCCGACCTGTACGGCCCGACGGTGGGTGACCGCGTGCGTCTGGGCGACACGGGCCTGCTGATCGAGGTGGAACGGGATTTCACCACGTACGGCGAGGAGGTCAAGTTCGGCGGCGGGAAGGTCATCCGCGACGGCCTGGGCCAGAGCAGCACCGCCACCCGCGAGGATGCGAACGTGCCGGATCTGGTGATCACGAACGCGCTGATCCTGGATCACTGGGGCGTGGTGAAGGCGGACGTGGGCGTGAAGAACGGGCGCATCACGGCCATCGGGAAGGCGGGGAATCCCGGCACGCAGGACGGCGTGACGCCGGGCCTGACCATCGGGGCGAGCACCGAGATCGTGGCGGGCGAGGGGCACATCCTCACGGCGGGCGGCGTGGACACGCACATTCACTTCATCGCGCCGCAGCAGTGCTGGACGGCGCTGGAGTCCGGCGTGACGACCATGATCGGCGGCGGCACCGGCCCCACGGCCGGAACGTCGGCGACGACCTGCACGCCGGGCGAGTGGCACATTCACCGCATGCTGGAGAGTCTGGCCGGATTACCACTGAACTTCGGGCTGCTCGGTAAAGGGAACGCCAGCACCCAGCCGCCCCTGGCCGAGCAGATCCGCGCCGGGGCGCTGGGCCTGAAGCTGCACGAGGACTGGGGCACCACGCCCGCCGCCATCCACGCCGCACTGAGCGTCGCCGAGGACTACGACATCCAGGTCGCGATCCACACCGACACGCTGAACGAGTCGGGGTTCGTCGAGGACTCCATCCGGGCGTTCGCGGGGCGCACCATCCATACCTTCCACACCGAGGGCGCCGGGGGCGGGCACGCGCCGGACATCATCAGGGTCGCGGGCCTGCCGAACGTGCTGCCCAGCTCCACCAACCCGACCATGCCGTTCACGGTGAACACCATCCACGAGCACCTCGACATGCTGATGGTCTGCCACCACCTGTCGCCCCGCATTCCCGAGGACGTCTCTTTCGCCGAGAGCCGCATCCGTCCCGAGACGATCGCCGCCGAGGACGTGCTGCACGACCTGGGCGTGTTCTCCATGATGAGCAGCGACTCGCAGGCGATGGGCCGCGTGGGCGAGGTCATCACCCGCACGTGGCAGACGGCGCACAAGATGAAACTCCAGCGCGGCCCGCTCGGCATTCCCGGCCTGGGCGCCGACACCCGCGCCGACAACCTGCGTGCCCGGCGGTACGTCGCCAAGTACACCATCAACCCCGCCGTCGCCCACGGCATCGCGCACGAGGTCGGCAGCGTCGAGGTCGGCAAGCTCGCCGATCTGGTGCTGTGGAAACCCGCGTTCTTCGGCGCGAAGACCGCCGTGGTGATCAAGGGCGGGTTCGTCGTCGCCGCGCAGATGGGCGACGCGAACGCCAGCATCCCCACGCCTCAGCCCGTGTACCCACGCCCCATGTTTGCCGCACACGGCGGCGGGCCGGACGCCACCTGCCTGCACTTCGTGTCGCAGGTCAGCCTGGAAGAAGGCAACCTGCCGGATCTGGGCCGCCGCTACAGCGCCGTGCAGCACACCCGCGACATCGGCAAGAAAGACATGATCCTCAACGCCGAGACGCCCGACATCCACGTCAACCCCGAAACCTACGAGGTGCGCGTGAACGGCGAAGTGGTCACCTGCGAACCCCTCGACGAACTGCCGCTCGCCCAGCGGTACTTCCTGTTCTGATGCGCCAGGTCACGGTTCACAAATTCCGTCTGGGCGAGGAGCCCCGCGAGAGTGAGTACTGGCTGACGCGCACGCCGGAGGAGCGCTTCATGGAGGTGTTCCGCCTGCGGGCCATGTGGGGAGCCGACCAGACACCTATGGTGCGTGAGGTGACGAGCGTTCACCGTCTGGGCGAGAAGGGTAGGAAGGGACCGTGAGCACCCGTGCATGAGGCGTCCATTGCCCTGTCGCTGATCGACGTGGCATCCGAGGTGCTGCGCGAGAACGGCGGGGCGCGGGCGTCGGCGCTGACGGTGCGGGTGGGCGCGTGGTCGAGCGTGGTGCCGGAGGCGCTGACGGCGGCGTTCCCGGCCTGCGCGCAGGGCACACCGCTGGAGGGCGCGCACCTGAACGTGGTGACGGTGCCGGGCGTGGGCGAGTGCCCGACCCACGGGCCGGTGACGCTGGACGTGAGACGGGGCCTGCGCTGCCCGGCGTGCGGGGCGCCCACGCCGACGCTGGTGCAGGGCGACGAACTGGAGCTGGACGAGATCGAACTGGCTGAACCTCAACTGGAGGAATCATGACGACCACACAGGCGCCGCGCATCGTGACGGTGCGGCAGAACATCCTGAAGGCGAACGACCACACGGCGGCCGGGAACCGCGCGGCCTTCCGGGCGGCGGGCGTGCGGGCCATCAATCTGGCGAGCAGTCCCGGTGCGGGCAAGACGGCGCTGCTGGAACGCACGCTGCGGGATCTGGCGGGCAGCGTGCGTATGGGCGTGGCGGTCGGTGACCTCGCCACCGAGAACGACGCGGCGCGGCTGCGGCAGTGGGGTTCGCAGGCCGAGCAGATCGTGACCGGCACGGTCTGCCACCTGGACGCGGACATGGTGCAGAACATCCTGCCGCGCTTCGATCTGGACGCGCTGGACGTGCTGTTCCTGGAGAACGTGGGGAACCTCGTGTGCCCGAGTTCGTACGATCTGGGCGAGGCGGCCCGCGCCGTGCTGATCAGCACCACCGAGGGTGAGGACAAGCCGCTGAAGTACCCGACGATGTTCAACACGGCGGACGTGGTGGTCATCACGAAGATGGACCTCGCGGACGCGGTGGGTTTCGACCGTGAGTTGTGCCGTGAGAACATCGACCGGGCGCGGCCCGGCGTGCCCATCATTGAGCTGAGCAGCCGCAGCGGCGCGGGGCTGGACGCGTGGTTCGCGTTCACGCGGGGCGAACGGGTGTGAAACTGTCCGGCCTGCGCCGCCCGATCCTGGGCGCCCAGACGGCGGCGGAAGCCGTGACCGGCCCGGTGGTGGTCGTGCTGATGACGGCTGTGGATCGCCGCCGGGTACGCCGCCGCCTGCGCGCGCCGGACGGTGTGGAATTGCGGCTGGCCCTGCCGACCGGGACGGTCCTCACGCCGGGCAGCGTGCTGGAGGTGCGCGGCGGCGTGAGTTACGTGGTGGGGGCCGCGCCGGAGGACGTGGCGGTGGTCTGCCCGCGTGACCTGACCGAGGCGGCGGCGGTGGCGCACGCGGTGGGGAACCTGCACCGGGATTTCGTGCCGGACGGAGCGGCGTTCCTGGCCCTGTGGGACGCGCCGCTGGAGCTGCTGCTGTCGCGGCTGGGCGTGCCGTTCACGCGCGAGGAACGCCCGTTTTATGGCCGCCCGGCCTGGGAGCATGAGGGATGAGCCTGCTGCGCCTGCTTCAACTGTCGGACTCGGCGTTCCCGACCGGGGCGTATGCCTTCAGCGACGGTCTGGAGACCCTGACGACGCGCGGCGCGGTGCGGTCGCCCGCCGACCTGACCGCGTTCCTGGCGGGGCAACTGACTCACGGCTGGGGGGCGCAGGACGCGCCCGCCTGCGCCCTGGCCTGGGGCGCCGACCCCGGCACGCTGGCGGAACTGGACGCGCTGCTGGACGACCTGAAGCTCGTGCCGGGACCGCGCGCCGCGAGCACGCGGGTCGGGGCGAACCTGCGCCGCGCCGCCACGCACCTGTGGCCCGAAGTGACGGCAGCGCTGCCGGTCACGCGCCACCACGCCACCACCTTCGGCACGCTGGCCTGCGCGCTGGGCGCTCCGCGTGAGGACACCGTCACGGCGTTCGTGAGCGGGTGGTTACTCGGCCGCGCGACCTCCGCCACCCGGCTGATGAAACTGGGCGGCCTGGACGCCCAGCGCGGCGCCGCCCACTGCAACGGCGCCGCGCAGGCCTGCATCCGGGCGGCGCTGCACGCCACGCCGGACGACCTGTTCACCTTCACGCCCCTGCTGGATCTTGCTGCCAGCGAGCAGCCCGGCCTGGACGCGCGGCTGTTCCAGACATGACCCCACCATTCCCAAAGGAGTTCCCATGACCCAACCTTCCTCTCCCCTGCGGATCGGCGTGGGCGGCCCGGTCGGCAGCGGCAAGACGGCGCTGCTGGAGGCGCTGTGCCGCGCGCTGCGGGACCGCTTCGAGCTGGCCGTCATCACGAACGACATCTATACCTTCGAGGATCAGCGGATCCTGACAGCGGCGGCGGCCCTCCCGGCCGGGCGGATCCGGGGCGTGCAGACGGG includes:
- the hypB gene encoding hydrogenase nickel incorporation protein HypB — protein: MTTTQAPRIVTVRQNILKANDHTAAGNRAAFRAAGVRAINLASSPGAGKTALLERTLRDLAGSVRMGVAVGDLATENDAARLRQWGSQAEQIVTGTVCHLDADMVQNILPRFDLDALDVLFLENVGNLVCPSSYDLGEAARAVLISTTEGEDKPLKYPTMFNTADVVVITKMDLADAVGFDRELCRENIDRARPGVPIIELSSRSGAGLDAWFAFTRGERV
- a CDS encoding hydrogenase maturation nickel metallochaperone HypA; the protein is MHEASIALSLIDVASEVLRENGGARASALTVRVGAWSSVVPEALTAAFPACAQGTPLEGAHLNVVTVPGVGECPTHGPVTLDVRRGLRCPACGAPTPTLVQGDELELDEIELAEPQLEES
- a CDS encoding urease accessory UreF family protein, with the protein product MSLLRLLQLSDSAFPTGAYAFSDGLETLTTRGAVRSPADLTAFLAGQLTHGWGAQDAPACALAWGADPGTLAELDALLDDLKLVPGPRAASTRVGANLRRAATHLWPEVTAALPVTRHHATTFGTLACALGAPREDTVTAFVSGWLLGRATSATRLMKLGGLDAQRGAAHCNGAAQACIRAALHATPDDLFTFTPLLDLAASEQPGLDARLFQT
- the ureC gene encoding urease subunit alpha; this encodes MRVTRKQYADLYGPTVGDRVRLGDTGLLIEVERDFTTYGEEVKFGGGKVIRDGLGQSSTATREDANVPDLVITNALILDHWGVVKADVGVKNGRITAIGKAGNPGTQDGVTPGLTIGASTEIVAGEGHILTAGGVDTHIHFIAPQQCWTALESGVTTMIGGGTGPTAGTSATTCTPGEWHIHRMLESLAGLPLNFGLLGKGNASTQPPLAEQIRAGALGLKLHEDWGTTPAAIHAALSVAEDYDIQVAIHTDTLNESGFVEDSIRAFAGRTIHTFHTEGAGGGHAPDIIRVAGLPNVLPSSTNPTMPFTVNTIHEHLDMLMVCHHLSPRIPEDVSFAESRIRPETIAAEDVLHDLGVFSMMSSDSQAMGRVGEVITRTWQTAHKMKLQRGPLGIPGLGADTRADNLRARRYVAKYTINPAVAHGIAHEVGSVEVGKLADLVLWKPAFFGAKTAVVIKGGFVVAAQMGDANASIPTPQPVYPRPMFAAHGGGPDATCLHFVSQVSLEEGNLPDLGRRYSAVQHTRDIGKKDMILNAETPDIHVNPETYEVRVNGEVVTCEPLDELPLAQRYFLF
- a CDS encoding urease accessory protein UreE, producing the protein MKLSGLRRPILGAQTAAEAVTGPVVVVLMTAVDRRRVRRRLRAPDGVELRLALPTGTVLTPGSVLEVRGGVSYVVGAAPEDVAVVCPRDLTEAAAVAHAVGNLHRDFVPDGAAFLALWDAPLELLLSRLGVPFTREERPFYGRPAWEHEG